In the genome of Lathyrus oleraceus cultivar Zhongwan6 chromosome 4, CAAS_Psat_ZW6_1.0, whole genome shotgun sequence, the window ATAAACCCAAATGACCCTGAAGAAAATCCTGATTTAGTTCTTGATAATTCATCGTCTGAACAACCACCTCCTTCCAAATCCAAACCTAGAGTAGATTCAGAGGATCTATATGGGAAGGGATCAGCGCGAGCAACAATTGAGTTACGTAAGAGTCTCGAAGATGGTGATCCTAAGCAATATGCTGACTCTCCAGCTCGTCATGACAATGTAGGCAATCGGAGTTCCAATGACTCTACACCTCGTCTTGGAGTAGGTTCTGCTGATAACCGACGAAGACCTTCAAGACAAAGTACTGCTGGGTCTGAGTACAGCGTTGAACGATCACCCCTTCATCGTCAAGCTAAAGCTCCGGGAAAAGATAGTCCCTCATTGGAAGCAAAGAATTCCTATGACAGCAGCCATGGTACACCAGGAAGATCTCGGCTAAGACCAGTTAATCGAGGGGATGAAACTGTTAGTTTTCTTTTCTGCCATCCTATTTTGTTACCATGCATGACATGAAGAGTAAAAATGTGGATATCTTTATGAAATTTTCTTTTGCAAATATGTTGTGATTTTGGCATTGTGATGTTGCAGCCTGAGAAAGGCGCGGCTGTTCCAAAATTCGGCGAATGGGATGTGAGTAACCCTGCATCCGCCGAGGGCTATACTCACATTTTCAACAAGGTGAGAGCAGAGAGACAGGGTGGGCCCGGACATGCACCCGGCACACCTAACGAGAGGCCGCATGTTATCCGCAACCAACCTTCCAATGGCAAAGTCCAGGTATGCCTGCAGTTCTTGTTTAACTCAATGGTTTAAAAACTCGACTAGAGATCAAATTGATGATTAACTTCGTACTCTTTGCTTCTCCAGTGTTGCTGCTTTGCTTGGGGGAAAAAATGATTTTTCGGAAAGTTTGAAGTGTTATTTTGTGAAAAGAAAAGAAAGTGAAAATAGTGTTGTGAATGATCACGAGGTTTGTGTCGCACTTGTAAATATCCACGGTTCTCTTTCCTTGCGGGAAGACATATCATTGAATTGCTTCTGTCATATAACTACTTTGTgctctttttttcttctttccGGTATGTTTTTTCTTTCAAATGGGCGCAGCAAAAAGACATTTTGCTTGCAAGATTGtgattttttctttttttagCATTCTGTGGTGTTACTGTTATGATCTTACTATTCAATTTAACTGTATTTATCCAAAATATATAAGAGATTGATTCTGTGTTGAAGTCAATGCTGAACTTGTGTACTTTAATTTGGACACGATCTAATAGAAAATTGTTACAGAAGATGTTGTTATGAACTTGGTAATCACTTCCTATAACCAGCTGCAGACAGAAAGATGAACTTGTTAAACAAAGCTTAGTTGAATGAAGGCAGTCTACAACTTTTTTCAAGGCAAATTAAAATACAACTTTTTGCAGTAGTATGTCATAACATACTATCGCAATGGGACTAGTTCCATTAAATGACATTGGATGGCTTTCAAAACAATGTCTTGGGAGGAGGTTCTGGTAGAGCCTTAATCTTTTGACAAACCAACCTGTTAAATCTTTCATGGAGAGCTTTGCCGTTAATCGTGGTCTTTCTGATTTGAAAGTTTAATCTCTACTGACTGTAGTTGCGTGTAGAAGATATCgaatttataaaaaaatatgaGTCAGATGAGATTTTGTCTCTACAACTTATTTTTAAATACTATGAACAATATTATATTATTACTTCGCACCTTAATCATCCATAAATAGACATGTGGACCAAACTCAAAGTTAGGTCTTACTCGTCTCATTAGTTTATGTAAATAGGTAAATTgttgaattgattttaaaattttgGATTAAATATGTTTGACGTCCTCGTAAACATTCcaaatttcatttttaattccTCTAAACATTTCTTTCAAACAATCGTCATTTTAAATTTTTTCGTCTCCAAAATTGGCCCCTCCCGTCAAAATGACTTAATGGATGTCTACGTGGAAGGTCAAATGGGATAATTTGTGACGAATGACATACTGCCATGgatttattatttaaataatagtGATATTATGTATGATATGTTGTCTTAATTCTTTCAATCCTCGTTTCCCCTTTCTTCACAGCTGTTTTGGAATCCCATTTCTTCCATAGTCGTTTACGAATCCCCTTTCTTCATCAACCGTATTCGAAATCTCCTTCTTCACTCCAATGCCATCTTCCTCGAGGCACATCAAATCTGGTTTTTCTCATTACACAACCGTGAGCAACCGTATAAGTGGAATGCGTGCTTGTAATGCTCGTTTAATATCATACCACTACAAGAATGGACCTAACAAAGGAAAGCTTTCCTGGAGATGCCCATTTTGACAAAGCGAGGAAACTTGCAATTTATTCATATGAGATGAAGACCTAGCAAAAGGAAATGAGGTATATGAATCTGTTGATGAAGATTGGAGCAAAGATGAGAGCAACATGAAGGACACACAAGCTTATGAAATGTTGAAGAAGCTGTATGATTGTTCAATGAAGAAGAACAAGAATGTTTGCATTGAAAGACTCACTTAGATTGTTCATTAGGACATCACACTTAGAATAGAAAGGAAAAACATGTTTACACTATTTTGTTTTGGGAATAGGCCTTAACCATTCATATGCATCCAAATTGACCTCCTTGATTTGTAACATCTTAGACTCATGTGCCTCAAAATAAGTTTCATTTGCTGCAGCCATCATCAGATCTCTAAACAATGTTCCTCTTCCAAACTTCTTCTTAAAGTTTGCATACAAGTGCCTTAGATAAAATATGTGTTCAAAACCTGAGAACTCCTCCTCAAAAACATTTACCAGTCCTTTTGCATCAGAACAAACAAATTCAGTTAGATTGTAAACATAGTAAAGGGAAAATGAATCAATTTAAGTAAACAACATAAACTAGTTAAGTAAACGAGTTCAGAACAAACAATTTAAGTAAACAATATAATATGAAAACTTACCTTTTGTTGATCAGAAATGAAACACCATCTTCTTTCTCCAATGTCTTCAAGAAGCAACTTCATAAACCAACTCCATGAATTCTTTGTTTCATTCTCAACAACTCTAAAAGAAATGTGCAAATATTGATTATTAGGATCTCTCCCAACAACAATCAATAATATATCACCATATTTGTTCTTCAAATGACATCCATCTAAGCTAATAAATGGCTTGCATGCTTTTGTTAAAGCCTTCTTTGTTCCATCAAAATATATATAGCACCTTTCAAATTTTGGTGGCAATCCTGGAACTGGACTATTAATGTTGATCTTGAAAGTGTTTCCTGGTGAAACCCTCCTCAACTCAGCACCATATGACCAAAGAAAATTGTATTGTTTGCTAGAATCCCCTTCTACAATATGTCTGGTCAGCTGCCTTGCCTTGAAAGCTCTATAACCTAAAATATCAGTTCCATACTTAAGTCTCACATCTGCTACCACCTCATTTAATGTCATTTTTGTATTATTCTTCAAGCCATCAACAATAACCTTTGCAATCTACTCTGCTTTGACACTTTTGTTGAAAAACTGTCTTCCACACTTGTGCTTGTGAAATAGAGTCTTTATCTAAATGTTGTGGTGGTTAAAACTCTACTACACAAGACAATATATTTACAAGTTTTTTTGTCTTTACATATCACCCTACACCTATTGACATTATTTTTTTCAAACCTCACTTCCCTCCCAATCAAAACATTATGATCTAGTATAGCTTTCTTAAACAGTGTCGATGAAGAAAACTCCATTCCAACCTTGAAAGTAAAATGCTTACTAAGGACATCATCTTTTTGAACCTAATTACACTAGGCCTATCATCATAACTATCATCATTTATGCCACTATCAAGTTCATTCG includes:
- the LOC127076523 gene encoding RPM1-interacting protein 4 isoform X1, with the translated sequence MANLLNVSIRQQRTHVPKFGNWEGSDNVPYTAYFDKARKGRTGTKMINPNDPEENPDLVLDNSSSEQPPPSKSKPRVDSEDLYGKGSARATIELRKSLEDGDPKQYADSPARHDNVGNRSSNDSTPRLGVGSADNRRRPSRQSTAGSEYSVERSPLHRQAKAPGKDSPSLEAKNSYDSSHGTPGRSRLRPVNRGDETPEKGAAVPKFGEWDVSNPASAEGYTHIFNKVRAERQGGPGHAPGTPNERPHVIRNQPSNGKVQCCCFAWGKK
- the LOC127076523 gene encoding RPM1-interacting protein 4 isoform X2, which gives rise to MAQRTHVPKFGNWEGSDNVPYTAYFDKARKGRTGTKMINPNDPEENPDLVLDNSSSEQPPPSKSKPRVDSEDLYGKGSARATIELRKSLEDGDPKQYADSPARHDNVGNRSSNDSTPRLGVGSADNRRRPSRQSTAGSEYSVERSPLHRQAKAPGKDSPSLEAKNSYDSSHGTPGRSRLRPVNRGDETPEKGAAVPKFGEWDVSNPASAEGYTHIFNKVRAERQGGPGHAPGTPNERPHVIRNQPSNGKVQCCCFAWGKK